A genome region from Psychrilyobacter piezotolerans includes the following:
- the cbiG gene encoding cobalt-precorrin 5A hydrolase yields MRLAVITLTKKAMKKGVEIKELLTPTDRFKTIDVFALSKYSDDKTIPMDKGFKDTVSRIFDCYDSLYFIMASGIVVRTIAPLLKSKDVDPAVITSDEDGNFVVSLLSGHLGGANELASLIAENIGGLPVISTASDVSGSIAVDTIAMKLKAHLRNLESAKDLTALIVNGERVELRLPKNMVVSLDSFYPGDQEKNIKKDIAGIVAVSNRLDLKITQIIPRNIILGIGCRRGTPAETISKGIELTMKEFNLHMDSIKHLATVDVKADETGLLEVCEKLGKELIVIDREQIKPVQDNYEGSDFVEKTIGVRCVSAPAAYLSSNKNGKFITEKKIYKGMTVSIYEEE; encoded by the coding sequence ATGAGATTAGCTGTTATCACACTGACTAAAAAGGCCATGAAAAAAGGGGTCGAGATAAAAGAACTGCTCACTCCTACAGATAGATTTAAAACCATAGATGTATTTGCCTTATCAAAATATAGTGATGATAAAACTATACCTATGGATAAAGGCTTTAAAGATACGGTATCCAGGATATTTGATTGCTATGACAGTTTATATTTTATCATGGCAAGCGGAATAGTGGTGAGGACCATAGCACCCCTACTGAAAAGTAAGGATGTAGACCCTGCTGTAATTACAAGTGATGAAGATGGAAACTTTGTCGTATCGTTGCTTTCCGGTCATCTGGGAGGAGCTAATGAATTAGCTTCCCTCATAGCAGAAAATATAGGGGGACTTCCTGTTATTTCCACAGCTTCTGATGTATCTGGAAGTATAGCAGTAGACACTATAGCTATGAAGTTAAAGGCACACCTGAGGAATCTTGAGAGTGCCAAAGATCTAACCGCTCTTATAGTCAACGGGGAAAGGGTGGAACTAAGATTACCTAAGAATATGGTAGTAAGCCTAGACTCTTTTTATCCTGGAGATCAAGAGAAGAATATAAAAAAAGACATAGCAGGAATAGTGGCTGTGTCCAACAGGCTGGATCTTAAGATAACCCAGATAATTCCCAGAAACATAATATTGGGGATCGGGTGCAGAAGGGGTACACCTGCTGAAACTATATCAAAGGGTATAGAATTAACTATGAAAGAGTTCAACCTGCATATGGATAGTATAAAACATCTTGCTACTGTAGATGTAAAAGCAGATGAGACTGGACTATTAGAAGTTTGTGAGAAATTAGGCAAAGAATTGATAGTTATAGATAGGGAGCAGATAAAACCTGTCCAGGATAACTATGAAGGTTCTGATTTTGTAGAAAAAACCATAGGAGTGAGGTGTGTATCTGCTCCTGCAGCTTATCTGTCCAGCAATAAAAATGGTAAATTTATAACGGAGAAAAAAATATATAAGGGTATGACAGTATCTATATATGAGGAGGAGTAG
- the cobJ gene encoding precorrin-3B C(17)-methyltransferase, giving the protein MEKGKIYVVGMGPGNKDNMSFKAFDSMNKSDILIGHKTYISLVEEMFPEKELIRSAMKKEIDRCNETLKLAQSGKTIALISSGESGVYGMAGIMLEVALDSDIEVEVVPGITASNAGASVVGAPIMHDHATISLSDLLTDWDLITKRIDLASQGDFVISYYNPKSFSRTTQIVEAREIMLRHKSKDTPVAIVRNAKRDGEEYVITTLGDMLDHEINMFTVVIVGNSKTYVKNGKMITPRGYKL; this is encoded by the coding sequence ATGGAAAAAGGAAAAATATATGTAGTTGGAATGGGGCCTGGGAATAAGGATAATATGAGTTTTAAAGCCTTTGATTCTATGAATAAATCGGATATATTAATTGGACATAAAACATATATTTCATTGGTAGAAGAGATGTTTCCGGAAAAGGAACTAATCAGATCTGCTATGAAAAAAGAGATAGACAGATGTAATGAAACATTGAAGCTGGCTCAAAGTGGAAAAACCATAGCTTTAATCAGCAGCGGTGAATCTGGAGTCTACGGGATGGCAGGAATCATGCTGGAAGTAGCTTTAGACAGTGACATTGAGGTAGAAGTAGTTCCGGGAATTACAGCTTCCAATGCCGGGGCAAGTGTTGTGGGAGCTCCTATAATGCACGACCACGCAACAATTAGTTTGAGTGATCTGTTGACCGACTGGGATTTAATAACAAAGAGGATAGATTTAGCTTCCCAGGGTGATTTTGTAATTTCATACTACAATCCTAAGAGTTTTTCCAGGACTACTCAAATTGTAGAAGCAAGGGAGATCATGTTAAGACATAAGAGTAAAGACACCCCTGTGGCAATAGTAAGAAATGCGAAAAGAGACGGGGAAGAGTATGTGATAACTACATTGGGGGATATGCTGGATCATGAGATCAACATGTTCACTGTGGTAATAGTAGGAAATTCCAAAACCTATGTAAAAAACGGCAAGATGATAACACCTAGGGGATACAAACTTTGA
- the cobK gene encoding precorrin-6A reductase, giving the protein MILLAGGTKDSRIIAERLLRDKHKIIVTTATEYGGQLISHLDLEVRVAKLDLEGLEKLAYEMNISRIVDATHPYAIEISNNLLKLSTILGVPYYRYERRMLEYKKENSFYDLEELINFLEGVRGNILLTLGSNNIHRFKDLKNKKSIYIRILPTEYAIKKCEDAGFRPSQIIGLQGPFNTTFNEAIYENYDIKYLVTKESGAAGGELEKVKAASNLGVGVVVLKRPVVQYRNLYNGIDDLIGAIK; this is encoded by the coding sequence TTGATCTTACTTGCCGGAGGGACTAAAGATTCCAGGATAATAGCTGAAAGGCTGTTAAGGGATAAACATAAGATCATCGTGACTACAGCCACAGAATACGGAGGTCAGCTGATCTCCCATCTGGATTTAGAAGTCAGGGTGGCAAAGCTTGATCTAGAAGGCCTTGAAAAACTGGCTTATGAGATGAATATAAGCCGGATAGTAGATGCCACCCACCCTTATGCCATTGAGATTTCTAATAATTTACTAAAATTATCGACAATTTTAGGGGTGCCCTACTATAGATATGAAAGAAGGATGTTGGAATATAAAAAAGAAAACAGTTTTTATGATTTAGAGGAGTTAATTAATTTTTTAGAGGGAGTAAGGGGGAATATCCTCCTTACCTTAGGAAGTAATAATATCCATAGATTTAAAGACTTAAAAAATAAAAAATCTATCTACATCAGGATACTGCCTACTGAATATGCCATAAAAAAATGTGAGGATGCAGGGTTCAGGCCCTCTCAGATAATAGGTCTTCAAGGCCCCTTTAACACCACCTTCAACGAGGCTATCTATGAAAATTATGATATAAAATACCTTGTGACCAAGGAGAGCGGAGCTGCAGGGGGAGAATTGGAAAAGGTAAAGGCAGCTTCGAATTTAGGAGTAGGAGTGGTAGTTTTAAAAAGACCGGTAGTTCAGTATAGAAACCTTTATAACGGGATAGATGATCTGATAGGAGCGATTAAATGA
- the cbiB gene encoding adenosylcobinamide-phosphate synthase CbiB, translating into MRVENIILIGFILDLVFGDPRSLLHPVVVIGRVITFLEKILYKYKKIGGIILNLIVVGLTIGLTYLISGYLEIIEIYLIYTIFATRSLALEGVKVFNILKKKDMQLARKELSYLVSRDTNYMQEKDIVRSVMETISENTVDGIISPLFFIAVGYLIAPSTPLGVALGMGYKAVNTLDSMVGYKNEKYKDFGWFSARVDDWANIIPARLTGGILIPVSAFFLGYDFKNSWKVFFRDRYNHASPNSAQSESAVAGALGVQFGGTTSYFGRMAEKPTIGDKIKEFELSDIKKNIKLMYGSAFLGMGLTYMILMLRSMN; encoded by the coding sequence ATGAGAGTTGAAAATATAATATTGATCGGGTTTATTCTGGATCTGGTATTTGGAGATCCCAGGAGTTTACTGCACCCAGTGGTAGTAATAGGGAGGGTCATCACTTTTTTAGAAAAAATATTATATAAATATAAAAAAATAGGCGGGATAATATTAAATTTAATAGTTGTAGGGCTGACTATAGGTCTAACATACCTGATTTCGGGTTATTTAGAGATAATTGAGATCTACCTGATCTACACTATATTTGCCACAAGATCCCTGGCTCTTGAGGGAGTGAAGGTATTTAATATATTGAAGAAAAAAGATATGCAGCTGGCAAGAAAGGAACTCTCCTACCTAGTCAGCCGTGATACAAACTATATGCAGGAAAAGGATATAGTCAGGAGTGTAATGGAAACCATCTCTGAAAATACAGTGGATGGTATAATATCGCCGCTGTTTTTTATAGCAGTTGGGTATCTGATTGCACCCTCTACGCCGTTAGGAGTAGCTCTGGGGATGGGATATAAGGCTGTAAATACACTGGATTCCATGGTGGGATATAAAAATGAAAAATATAAAGATTTTGGATGGTTTTCAGCCCGTGTAGATGACTGGGCAAACATTATTCCTGCCAGATTAACGGGAGGAATCTTAATCCCGGTATCGGCATTCTTCCTTGGATATGATTTTAAAAATTCATGGAAGGTATTTTTCAGAGACAGATATAATCACGCCAGCCCGAATTCAGCACAATCTGAATCAGCTGTAGCAGGAGCTCTGGGGGTTCAATTCGGTGGGACTACCAGTTATTTTGGAAGGATGGCAGAAAAGCCTACCATTGGAGATAAGATAAAGGAGTTTGAACTATCGGATATTAAGAAAAATATCAAATTAATGTATGGGTCAGCCTTTTTAGGGATGGGACTGACTTATATGATACTTATGCTAAGGTCTATGAATTAA
- the cobD gene encoding threonine-phosphate decarboxylase CobD, whose amino-acid sequence MELHGGNIYKLKREKGVEVLDYSANINPFGLSDKLKKGITDNLCVLEKYPDPEYISMKKIIADYNGIGIDNIVVGNGATEIMFLYAKCLKPKKVLIVSPTFAEYERALKSTNCQVEYFQLREDEDFILNIPRLKETLDETYDLLVVCNPNNPTGKFIKKDILDDLAKFCLTKDTNILLDEAFIEFVEGNLSESILEYKNENVFIVRALTKFFAIPGLRLGYGITFDSELKEKIESSREPWSVNAIAELATKILLEDSEYIEKSENWIRTEKEYMYKELCKIEGIKPYKTESNFILVKLTNGMEAGEFREKMILLGVLVRNASNFNYLDNSYFRLAIKDRENNRKVLRCVEDAVR is encoded by the coding sequence TTGGAACTACATGGTGGTAACATATATAAATTAAAAAGGGAAAAAGGGGTAGAAGTACTGGACTATAGTGCTAACATCAACCCCTTTGGATTATCTGATAAATTGAAAAAAGGAATCACAGATAATCTATGTGTATTGGAAAAATATCCTGACCCTGAATATATCAGTATGAAAAAAATAATTGCAGATTATAATGGTATTGGGATAGATAACATTGTAGTGGGGAACGGAGCTACAGAGATCATGTTCTTATATGCTAAGTGTTTGAAACCTAAAAAGGTGCTTATAGTATCTCCTACATTTGCAGAGTATGAAAGGGCATTAAAATCAACAAATTGCCAGGTTGAATATTTTCAGTTGAGGGAAGATGAAGACTTTATATTAAATATACCGAGATTAAAGGAAACCTTGGATGAAACTTATGATCTGCTGGTAGTATGCAATCCCAACAATCCTACAGGTAAATTTATAAAAAAAGATATATTAGATGATCTGGCGAAATTTTGCCTGACAAAAGATACTAATATCTTATTGGACGAAGCTTTTATAGAGTTTGTAGAAGGCAATTTGAGTGAATCTATACTGGAATATAAAAATGAAAATGTATTTATTGTCAGAGCTCTGACAAAGTTCTTTGCTATTCCCGGCCTGAGGTTAGGATACGGAATAACTTTTGATAGTGAACTGAAAGAAAAAATAGAATCATCCAGGGAGCCTTGGAGTGTAAATGCCATAGCAGAATTAGCAACCAAGATCTTATTGGAAGACAGTGAATATATAGAAAAATCAGAAAATTGGATAAGAACAGAAAAAGAATATATGTATAAGGAACTCTGTAAGATAGAAGGGATAAAACCATATAAAACAGAATCAAACTTTATATTAGTAAAATTGACAAATGGTATGGAAGCAGGAGAGTTTAGGGAAAAAATGATTTTATTGGGAGTATTGGTTAGAAATGCCAGTAATTTTAATTATTTAGATAATAGTTATTTTCGTCTAGCAATAAAAGACAGGGAAAACAACAGAAAGGTTTTGAGGTGTGTAGAGGATGCAGTTAGATAG
- a CDS encoding NAD(P)-binding domain-containing protein, translating to MQLDSFYVLGVTYEDLSLVQREEVVKKGSRKILDRLLEIGKIDGYILLETCLRIEIYLETADIEGVKKELNAGVFSIEKNGITGVEYLFQVICGFHSIIKGEDHILSQIKNSYLKELERKNTTKSMNVIFNKAIELGKKFRHKSQISKNALSLEAIALKFIKSHFDDLKNQRILIVGTGEMAVSVLNIFTRNNINNIVMTNRSKKRVIELQKEYQVDALDFKDRYLEIEKSQIIISATAAHHTILENKMMEGLGAMGDKIFLDLGLPRDIDVEIEKHGNIKLYNLDHLWDVYRGNEANRSKLITKYEYLLSDQLDKLIKHFEFKERSRCRNKSLLEQELVS from the coding sequence ATGCAGTTAGATAGTTTTTACGTATTAGGTGTTACTTATGAAGATTTATCCCTTGTTCAAAGAGAAGAAGTGGTAAAAAAAGGGTCACGAAAGATTTTGGATAGATTATTGGAAATCGGAAAGATCGATGGGTATATACTCCTTGAAACCTGCCTTAGAATTGAAATCTATCTTGAAACAGCTGATATAGAAGGGGTAAAAAAAGAGTTAAATGCAGGTGTTTTTTCTATAGAGAAAAATGGAATTACAGGAGTAGAATACCTGTTCCAGGTAATATGCGGGTTTCACTCTATAATAAAGGGAGAAGATCACATTTTATCCCAGATAAAAAATAGTTACTTAAAGGAGTTAGAAAGAAAAAATACGACTAAGAGTATGAATGTTATTTTTAATAAAGCTATTGAACTGGGAAAAAAGTTCAGACATAAAAGCCAAATTTCTAAAAATGCTCTATCCTTGGAAGCTATTGCGTTAAAATTTATAAAAAGTCATTTTGATGACTTAAAAAATCAGAGGATTTTAATAGTTGGAACAGGAGAGATGGCAGTATCTGTACTCAATATATTTACTAGAAATAACATTAATAATATTGTGATGACAAATAGAAGTAAAAAAAGAGTTATAGAATTACAAAAAGAATACCAGGTAGATGCTTTAGATTTCAAAGACAGGTATTTAGAAATTGAAAAATCACAAATTATAATAAGTGCAACAGCAGCTCACCATACTATCCTGGAAAACAAAATGATGGAAGGACTAGGAGCAATGGGAGATAAGATCTTTTTAGATTTGGGCTTACCTAGAGATATAGATGTAGAGATAGAAAAACATGGGAATATAAAACTATATAACCTGGATCATCTGTGGGATGTTTATAGGGGAAATGAAGCAAATAGAAGTAAGCTTATAACTAAATATGAATACTTATTAAGTGACCAGTTGGATAAATTAATAAAACATTTTGAATTCAAGGAGAGAAGTCGGTGCAGAAACAAATCATTATTGGAACAAGAGCTAGTATCTTAG
- the hemC gene encoding hydroxymethylbilane synthase gives MQKQIIIGTRASILAVAQAELTKKKLLEIDNSLDVVIKKIITSGDKDQRTNWNKDNKSLKDMFVKEIEKALLEGEIHLAVHSMKDMPECPPEGLVTGAIPLREDNRDIMISKSGASLMELPAGSVIGTSSLRRVESIRDLRPDLVIEPIRGNIHTRIEKLKNENFDGIILAYAGLKRVGLAHLATEIFEIDRIMPAPGQGALCIQCNGNDTSTMELLSKMNHLETSIVIEAEREFSKIFGGGCTTPMGCHGTLTGDKLTLEGMYYTKDKIYKGKVTGCKSNSKNAAHELADVIRRQING, from the coding sequence GTGCAGAAACAAATCATTATTGGAACAAGAGCTAGTATCTTAGCAGTAGCTCAGGCAGAACTAACGAAAAAAAAATTATTAGAAATAGATAACTCTCTGGATGTTGTGATAAAAAAGATTATTACCAGTGGAGACAAGGATCAGAGAACTAATTGGAATAAGGATAACAAATCATTAAAAGATATGTTTGTAAAAGAAATAGAAAAAGCCCTATTGGAAGGAGAAATCCACCTGGCAGTACACTCTATGAAAGATATGCCGGAATGTCCCCCTGAAGGTCTGGTTACAGGAGCTATACCCCTAAGGGAAGACAACAGGGATATAATGATATCTAAAAGTGGAGCAAGCTTAATGGAGCTGCCGGCAGGATCCGTAATAGGAACCAGCAGTCTCAGGAGGGTAGAAAGTATAAGAGATCTAAGACCAGACCTGGTAATAGAGCCTATTCGTGGAAATATCCATACCAGGATAGAAAAATTAAAAAATGAAAACTTTGATGGGATCATCTTAGCTTATGCAGGACTAAAAAGAGTAGGGTTAGCTCACTTAGCAACTGAAATTTTTGAAATAGATAGAATTATGCCTGCTCCAGGTCAGGGGGCACTATGCATCCAATGTAATGGAAATGACACATCAACTATGGAATTATTATCAAAGATGAACCATCTTGAAACTTCCATAGTCATAGAAGCAGAAAGAGAATTCTCTAAGATATTCGGGGGAGGATGTACGACTCCTATGGGCTGTCACGGGACATTAACAGGAGATAAACTAACCTTAGAGGGAATGTATTATACCAAAGATAAGATATATAAAGGAAAAGTCACAGGGTGTAAGAGTAATAGTAAAAATGCAGCACATGAATTAGCTGATGTGATTAGGAGGCAGATAAATGGGTAA
- the cobA gene encoding uroporphyrinogen-III C-methyltransferase, whose protein sequence is MGKVYIVGAGPGDLELLTLKGKRCVEEAHCIVYDRLVNPQILSLAQRECEMIYLGKGNTEGGVIQDEINRTIVEKAKEGKIVTRLKGGDPFVFGRGGEEILALNEAEIEFEVVPGITSSISVPSYSGIPVTHRNIARSFHVFTGHTSKEGDWHNFDAIAKLEGTLVFLMGIKNLDLIAGDLIKYGKSPATPVAIIEKGSTSKQRVMVGTLETIVEIAKEEKVVPPAIIIIGEVVNLRSEFNWFEQLPLFGKNILVTRDYKKSVEFAYEIEKLGGKATVLPLINIEPLDIELDIKDAKAILFNSQNGVKTFFEKLDDVRVLGDKKIGVVGIKTYEELLKHRIKPDFMPEEYLGKRLAEESLNFTEEGDKILFITSDISPINTQEWSKEHNRNFTAARIFKTEKVITTDIDDKIKEVDLITFLSSSAVDAYMESLGDKKHDSKIKIASIGKMTTKSIKSYGLEVEIEAKTSTAQGLLAEIKNYYINL, encoded by the coding sequence ATGGGTAAGGTTTATATTGTAGGGGCAGGCCCGGGAGATTTAGAGTTATTGACTCTAAAAGGAAAAAGATGTGTAGAAGAGGCCCACTGTATAGTCTATGACAGGCTGGTAAATCCACAAATACTATCTTTAGCTCAAAGGGAATGTGAAATGATCTATCTTGGTAAAGGAAACACAGAAGGGGGAGTTATCCAGGACGAGATAAACAGAACTATTGTAGAAAAGGCGAAAGAAGGAAAGATAGTTACCAGATTAAAGGGAGGAGACCCCTTTGTATTTGGTCGTGGAGGAGAAGAAATTTTAGCTCTAAATGAAGCTGAGATAGAGTTTGAGGTAGTTCCCGGGATAACGTCTTCTATATCTGTACCATCTTATTCTGGAATACCGGTTACCCACAGGAATATAGCCCGTTCATTTCATGTGTTTACAGGACATACTTCAAAAGAGGGAGATTGGCACAATTTTGACGCCATTGCTAAATTAGAAGGAACACTGGTATTCTTGATGGGGATAAAAAATTTAGATTTAATAGCTGGTGATTTAATTAAATATGGTAAATCTCCTGCAACTCCTGTGGCTATAATAGAAAAAGGCAGCACCAGTAAGCAGAGGGTAATGGTAGGAACATTGGAAACCATTGTTGAAATAGCAAAGGAAGAAAAAGTTGTTCCCCCTGCAATCATAATTATTGGAGAAGTAGTAAACCTGAGATCGGAATTTAATTGGTTTGAACAATTACCATTATTTGGCAAAAACATACTGGTAACGAGAGATTATAAAAAATCTGTAGAGTTTGCCTATGAAATAGAAAAATTAGGCGGTAAAGCTACGGTACTGCCCCTTATCAATATAGAGCCTTTAGATATTGAATTGGATATAAAAGATGCTAAAGCAATCTTATTTAACAGCCAGAACGGGGTAAAAACTTTCTTTGAAAAACTAGATGATGTACGTGTACTGGGGGATAAAAAAATAGGTGTTGTAGGGATCAAAACTTATGAAGAACTTTTGAAACACAGGATCAAACCTGACTTTATGCCTGAAGAGTATCTGGGGAAAAGACTGGCAGAGGAAAGCCTTAATTTTACAGAAGAGGGAGATAAGATCTTATTTATAACATCGGATATTTCACCAATTAATACACAAGAGTGGTCCAAAGAGCACAATAGAAACTTTACAGCTGCTAGAATCTTCAAAACAGAAAAAGTGATAACAACCGATATAGATGATAAAATAAAAGAAGTGGATCTAATTACTTTTTTAAGTTCATCAGCAGTAGATGCGTATATGGAGAGTTTAGGAGATAAAAAACATGATTCAAAGATAAAGATAGCATCTATAGGGAAGATGACAACAAAAAGTATCAAAAGCTATGGGTTGGAAGTAGAGATAGAAGCTAAAACTTCCACAGCACAGGGTTTATTGGCAGAGATTAAAAATTATTATATTAACTTATAA
- the hemB gene encoding porphobilinogen synthase, whose amino-acid sequence MFKRHRNLRKSAGIRKLVRDVYISADDLVYPLFLEEGTGIRTEISSMPGQYRLSLDMLDAELDTLNELGVNSVLLFGIPLEKDPFGKEAYNDTGIVQEGVRQIKRHSPDMVVITDVCMCEYTSHGHCGIIDESGVINDTTIEYIAKIALSHAKAGADIVAPSDMMDGRIKAIRDILDENGFNELAIMSYSVKYASSFYGPFREAADSAPAHGDRKQYQMDYRFSIDAVSEARSDIEEGADIVIVKPALSYLDVIRKIRDTFEVPVAAYSVSGEYAMIKAGALNGWIDEKNIVMEKTYAMKRAGANIIITYFAKDIARWIKEDK is encoded by the coding sequence ATGTTTAAAAGACACAGAAACTTAAGAAAATCAGCTGGTATAAGAAAGTTAGTAAGAGATGTATATATAAGTGCAGATGACCTGGTTTATCCATTATTTTTAGAGGAAGGAACAGGTATAAGAACTGAAATCTCTTCTATGCCCGGACAATACAGACTGTCATTGGATATGCTGGATGCAGAGCTGGATACATTGAATGAATTAGGAGTTAACTCGGTGTTATTATTCGGTATCCCTTTGGAAAAAGACCCTTTTGGAAAAGAAGCATATAACGATACCGGTATTGTACAGGAAGGAGTCAGGCAGATAAAGAGACATTCACCTGATATGGTAGTTATAACCGACGTTTGTATGTGTGAGTATACTTCTCACGGGCACTGTGGTATCATAGATGAATCAGGGGTTATCAACGATACTACCATCGAATATATAGCAAAAATAGCCTTATCCCATGCTAAGGCTGGAGCAGATATTGTAGCACCTTCAGACATGATGGACGGCAGAATAAAGGCAATAAGAGATATCTTAGATGAAAATGGATTCAATGAACTGGCTATTATGAGTTACAGTGTAAAATATGCATCATCATTTTACGGGCCATTTAGAGAAGCTGCAGATTCAGCTCCTGCACATGGAGACAGAAAACAATATCAAATGGATTATAGGTTTAGTATAGATGCAGTCTCTGAAGCCAGATCGGATATAGAGGAGGGAGCAGACATAGTAATAGTAAAACCTGCCCTGTCATATCTGGATGTAATCAGAAAAATAAGAGATACATTTGAAGTTCCAGTGGCTGCATACAGTGTCAGCGGGGAATATGCAATGATAAAAGCAGGGGCATTGAACGGCTGGATAGATGAAAAAAATATAGTTATGGAAAAAACATATGCCATGAAAAGGGCAGGAGCCAATATAATTATTACGTATTTTGCAAAAGACATAGCCAGATGGATAAAAGAAGATAAGTAG
- the hemL gene encoding glutamate-1-semialdehyde 2,1-aminomutase, whose product MNYKNSKDIFEKAVNIIPGGVNSPVRAFKSVEKEFPIFVKSANKAHLMDEDGNKYIDFIQSWGPMILGHNDERVIKAVQAAVLDGCSFGLPTKKEVELAELIISMVPSIEKVRLTTSGTEATMAAVRVARAYTKKNKILKFEGCYHGHSDSLLVAAGSGLLTEGYQDSNGLTEGVLKDTLTLPFGNLEKVEKLMEKEEIACIIVEPIPANMGLIETKKEYLEGLRKLCTEHNTLLIFDEVISGFRIAAGGAQEHYGITPDLTTLGKIIGGGYPVGAFGGKREIMDMIAPVGDVYHAGTLSGNPISVTAGFETLSILKNTPSLYTDLEAKVDYIVEGIYKLSEKYNVPVCVNKAGSLFTIFFTDKKKVETLEDVMASDTTKYSKYFNAMLENGVVVPPSKFEAHFMGATHNEEILNETLSAMEKAFIEISK is encoded by the coding sequence ATGAACTATAAAAATTCTAAAGATATATTTGAAAAAGCGGTAAATATAATTCCTGGAGGAGTAAACAGCCCAGTCAGAGCATTTAAATCGGTGGAAAAAGAGTTTCCTATCTTTGTAAAATCAGCAAATAAAGCTCATCTTATGGATGAAGATGGAAATAAATATATAGATTTTATCCAGTCATGGGGGCCTATGATCTTAGGACACAATGATGAGAGGGTAATAAAAGCAGTTCAAGCCGCTGTCTTAGATGGTTGTTCATTTGGACTGCCTACTAAAAAAGAAGTGGAGTTAGCTGAACTGATCATATCCATGGTTCCTTCCATTGAAAAAGTAAGATTAACTACATCAGGAACAGAAGCTACAATGGCAGCAGTAAGGGTAGCCCGGGCATATACAAAGAAAAATAAGATATTAAAATTTGAAGGGTGTTACCACGGTCACTCAGATTCATTATTGGTAGCAGCAGGATCGGGATTGTTAACTGAAGGTTACCAGGATAGTAATGGTCTTACAGAAGGTGTATTAAAAGATACATTGACTCTGCCATTTGGAAATTTAGAAAAAGTTGAAAAATTGATGGAAAAAGAAGAGATAGCCTGTATCATAGTAGAGCCAATTCCTGCTAATATGGGACTTATCGAAACTAAAAAGGAATATTTGGAAGGATTAAGAAAATTATGTACAGAGCATAATACACTTTTAATATTTGATGAAGTTATAAGCGGATTCAGAATCGCAGCCGGGGGAGCACAGGAGCACTATGGAATTACTCCTGATCTAACTACCTTAGGAAAGATAATTGGAGGGGGATACCCGGTCGGAGCATTTGGTGGAAAGAGAGAAATAATGGATATGATTGCACCTGTAGGAGATGTATATCATGCAGGAACACTATCGGGGAACCCTATATCGGTAACGGCTGGATTTGAAACTCTAAGCATATTAAAAAATACTCCATCTCTATATACAGATTTAGAAGCTAAAGTAGATTACATTGTTGAGGGTATATATAAGTTATCTGAAAAATATAACGTACCAGTGTGTGTTAACAAGGCAGGGTCTTTATTCACTATATTCTTTACAGACAAGAAAAAAGTAGAAACATTGGAAGATGTAATGGCCAGTGACACCACTAAATATTCTAAATACTTTAATGCTATGTTAGAAAATGGAGTAGTAGTTCCACCATCTAAATTTGAAGCACACTTTATGGGTGCAACTCATAATGAAGAGATCTTAAATGAAACTTTATCTGCAATGGAGAAGGCATTTATAGAAATTTCAAAGTAA